In Arthrobacter sp. MN05-02, the genomic stretch GGGATCCTACTGTTCGGTAACCCGGGACCCCCCGGGGGCTATTCCGTCTGTGGTCGGCGTCACCGGCCCGGCGGACGGGCGATGGCGCGGACCCGTGCCACACTGTGCGTGGTCCCGCAGCACGGCGGGGCGTGGACGGGCGGTGGTGCATGAGCGGGATCCGGATGGGTACGTCGTCGGGGCGCTGGGTGCTGTCCGCCACCGTCCTGGGTTCCGGCATCGTCGGGATCGACGCGACCGTCGTCAATGTGGCACTGCCGACCGTCGGGCGGGATCTCGGCACGGATTTCGCGGCCCTGCAGTGGATCGTCACGGGTTACACCCTGACCCTCGCCTCCTTCATCCTGCTCGGCGGTTCGCTGGGCGATCGCTTCGGGCTGCGGCGCGTCTTCCTCGTCGGCGTCGCCTGGTTCGCCGCTGCCTCGCTGCTGTGCGGGCTCGCTCCGGACGCCGGCCTGCTCATCGGGGCACGGGCGCTCCAGGGGATCGGCGGCGCCCTGCTGACGCCGGGCAGCCTCGCCATCCTCCAGGCGACGTTCTCGGGGGAGGACCGTGCGCGGGCCATCGGAGCCTGGTCCGGGCTGGGCGGTGTCGCCACCGCCATCGGACCCTTCCTCGGGGGCTGGCTGGTGGAGGCCGTCTCGTGGCGATGGGTCTTCCTCATCAACGTCCCCGTCGCCGTCGTCGTCGCCTGGATCACCCTGAAGCACGTTCCGGAGTCGCACGACACCGACGTCTCAGGGCGGCTCGACGTCGCGGGCGCGGTCCTCGGAGCGTCGGCGCTGGCCGGGACCACCTATGCGCTGATCGAGGCGCCCGCACAGGGGATGGGGGCACCGGCCGTCCTCGGGGCAGGCATCGTCGGGCTGGCCGCGGCCGCGGCCTTCCTCCTGGTCGAAGCGCGCATCAGCCATC encodes the following:
- a CDS encoding MFS transporter, coding for MSGIRMGTSSGRWVLSATVLGSGIVGIDATVVNVALPTVGRDLGTDFAALQWIVTGYTLTLASFILLGGSLGDRFGLRRVFLVGVAWFAAASLLCGLAPDAGLLIGARALQGIGGALLTPGSLAILQATFSGEDRARAIGAWSGLGGVATAIGPFLGGWLVEAVSWRWVFLINVPVAVVVAWITLKHVPESHDTDVSGRLDVAGAVLGASALAGTTYALIEAPAQGMGAPAVLGAGIVGLAAAAAFLLVEARISHPMLPPAIFRNRQFSAANAVTFLIYAVFGGVFFLLVVHLQVVAGFSPLASGTAMLPITALMLVLSPYAGAFGARVGPRIPMALGPLICAGALLLMLRIGPEASYPADVLPPVIVLGLGLSLLVAPLTSTALSAVPERQAGLASGVNNAVARAAGLLAIAVLPSAAGLTGDAYNDPEAFSAGFGTACGIGAVVLVLGGVLAAVTIRNPAAPEADHPTHCAVDGTPAAPGALHQAHDGKGGRART